In one Burkholderiales bacterium GJ-E10 genomic region, the following are encoded:
- a CDS encoding DNA mismatch repair protein MutL has protein sequence MTDSPARAIQVLPDVLISQIAAGEVVERPASVVKELIENSLDAGARRIEVRLQGGGVRRIAVSDDGGGIPADQLALALRRHATSKIASLDDLEQVGTFGFRGEALAAIASVANVTIVSRTPDADHAWRIDSVDGLVEPAAGNPGTRIEVCDLFHATPARRKFLRSEATELAHCVAIVERVAAAHPGVSFQVWHDTRRVLDAPAGSLRDRAAVLMPEGFAAGARAVDAAVTPDGPADGSGAIGAAIALRGWVGAPTAARARGDAQFFYVNDRYVRDKLLTHALRAAYADVLHGSAQPAYCLYLRIDPTAVDVNVHPAKSEVRFRDGSAVHQFVRKAVERALAPTGAATGPNPATAHPMTAAPARTPDLPTPRQADLALALQAPVPPAAGSAWLAPRPSAAAPSASARARIDAMLAGSDRSPTDAAREPAPPGYAVAAAAERAAAAEHDALAPPLGYAIAQLGGVYVLARNDRGLVIVDMHAAHERVVYEELKQSWNADAPARQEFLIPHVFRADALDVATAQDHADALARMGLDLRPAGPGQLALRAVPAPLAGSDAPALVRGVLAQLRETGSARILTEHRDELLATMACHAAVRANRSLTLDEMNALLRRMERTERADQCNHGRPTWVQLGMEDLDRMFLRGR, from the coding sequence ATGACTGATTCCCCCGCCCGCGCAATCCAGGTTCTGCCCGACGTCTTGATCAGCCAGATCGCGGCGGGAGAAGTCGTCGAGCGCCCGGCATCGGTGGTCAAGGAATTGATCGAAAACTCCCTGGACGCGGGCGCGCGGCGCATCGAAGTGCGCCTGCAGGGCGGCGGCGTGCGCCGGATCGCGGTCTCCGATGACGGCGGCGGCATCCCGGCGGATCAACTCGCCCTCGCCCTGCGGCGACATGCGACGAGCAAGATCGCCAGCCTCGACGACCTCGAACAGGTCGGAACCTTCGGCTTCCGCGGCGAGGCGCTGGCCGCGATCGCGTCGGTCGCCAACGTGACCATCGTCTCGCGTACGCCCGATGCCGACCATGCATGGCGGATCGATTCCGTCGACGGACTCGTCGAACCGGCGGCCGGCAATCCCGGAACGCGCATCGAAGTCTGCGACCTGTTCCATGCCACCCCGGCGCGGCGCAAGTTCCTGCGCTCCGAAGCCACCGAACTTGCGCACTGCGTGGCGATCGTCGAGCGCGTCGCCGCGGCCCACCCCGGCGTCTCGTTCCAGGTCTGGCACGACACCCGGCGGGTGCTCGACGCGCCGGCAGGTTCGCTGCGCGACCGGGCCGCCGTGCTGATGCCCGAAGGGTTTGCGGCGGGAGCCCGGGCGGTCGATGCGGCGGTCACACCCGACGGGCCCGCGGACGGGTCCGGCGCAATCGGCGCCGCCATCGCCTTGCGGGGCTGGGTCGGCGCGCCCACCGCGGCCCGCGCGCGCGGCGACGCGCAATTCTTCTACGTCAACGACCGCTACGTCCGCGACAAACTCCTCACCCACGCGCTGCGCGCAGCCTACGCCGACGTGCTGCACGGTTCGGCGCAACCGGCCTACTGCCTGTACCTTCGGATCGACCCCACCGCCGTCGATGTGAACGTCCATCCCGCGAAAAGCGAGGTGCGGTTCCGTGACGGCTCGGCGGTGCATCAATTCGTGCGCAAGGCGGTCGAACGCGCGCTTGCGCCCACCGGCGCTGCGACGGGCCCGAACCCGGCAACCGCCCACCCCATGACGGCCGCCCCTGCACGCACCCCGGATCTGCCGACACCGCGGCAAGCCGACCTCGCCCTGGCCTTGCAGGCGCCCGTACCACCGGCAGCCGGTTCCGCGTGGCTCGCCCCCCGCCCTAGCGCAGCGGCTCCGTCGGCGTCGGCGCGGGCGCGGATCGACGCCATGCTCGCGGGCAGCGACCGATCGCCGACCGACGCCGCGCGCGAGCCGGCGCCGCCAGGATATGCGGTCGCGGCTGCGGCGGAACGCGCGGCTGCGGCGGAACACGATGCGCTCGCGCCGCCCCTGGGATACGCGATCGCCCAACTCGGCGGCGTGTACGTGCTCGCCCGCAATGACCGCGGACTGGTCATCGTCGACATGCACGCCGCCCACGAACGCGTGGTCTACGAAGAGCTCAAGCAGTCCTGGAATGCCGATGCGCCGGCGAGGCAGGAATTCCTGATTCCCCACGTCTTCCGTGCGGACGCCCTGGACGTCGCCACCGCACAGGACCACGCCGATGCGCTCGCGCGCATGGGCCTGGACCTGCGTCCCGCCGGCCCCGGCCAGCTCGCGCTGCGCGCCGTTCCCGCGCCGCTGGCCGGTTCCGACGCGCCGGCCCTGGTGCGGGGCGTACTCGCGCAACTGCGCGAGACCGGCTCGGCGCGCATCCTCACCGAACATCGCGACGAACTCCTCGCCACGATGGCCTGCCACGCTGCGGTTCGGGCGAACCGCAGCCTCACACTCGACGAGATGAATGCCCTGTTGCGGCGGATGGAGCGGACCGAGCGCGCGGACCAGTGCAACCACGGGCGTCCGACCTGGGTACAGCTCGGCATGGAGGATCTGGACCGGATGTTCCTCCGCGGACGATGA
- a CDS encoding pantoate--beta-alanine ligase: MNVIQSVAELRDALRGQDRIAFVPTMGNLHAGHLALMQTARAHGGPVVASIFVNPLQFGANEDFDRYPRTLQEDVATLRAQNVVDTLFAPTVAEMYPEPQGFRVQPPDDLGHILEGEFRPGFFSGVATVVLKLFSCVQPRVAVFGKKDYQQWRVVRAMCRQFSLPTEIIACETTREPDGLAMSSRNRYLDAAERAEAPRLYRELCALRDRIRAGARDFPALEARAANALAAAGWQPEYVAIRRQGDLDRPGDEDSPLVALAAARLGTTRLIDNVEI, from the coding sequence GTGAACGTCATCCAAAGCGTTGCGGAACTGCGCGATGCACTCCGGGGACAGGACCGCATTGCATTCGTCCCCACCATGGGCAACCTCCACGCCGGGCATCTCGCGCTCATGCAGACCGCCCGCGCACACGGCGGTCCGGTCGTCGCATCGATCTTCGTCAACCCGCTGCAGTTCGGCGCCAACGAAGACTTCGATCGCTATCCCCGGACCTTGCAGGAAGACGTTGCGACGCTTCGCGCCCAGAACGTCGTCGACACCCTCTTCGCGCCGACGGTGGCCGAGATGTACCCGGAGCCGCAGGGTTTCCGAGTGCAACCGCCGGACGACCTCGGCCACATCCTCGAAGGCGAATTCCGGCCCGGCTTCTTCAGCGGCGTGGCCACCGTGGTGCTCAAGCTCTTCTCCTGCGTGCAGCCGCGGGTCGCCGTGTTCGGCAAGAAGGACTACCAGCAGTGGCGGGTCGTGCGCGCGATGTGCCGGCAATTCTCGCTGCCCACCGAGATCATCGCCTGCGAGACGACGCGCGAGCCCGACGGGCTGGCGATGTCCTCGCGCAACCGGTATCTCGATGCCGCCGAACGTGCCGAGGCACCGCGCCTGTACCGCGAACTCTGCGCGCTGCGCGATCGCATCCGTGCCGGTGCCCGCGACTTCCCCGCGCTCGAAGCCCGGGCCGCAAACGCGCTCGCTGCTGCAGGATGGCAGCCCGAGTACGTCGCGATCCGCCGCCAGGGCGACCTCGACCGGCCCGGCGACGAGGACTCGCCGCTGGTCGCGCTCGCCGCGGCACGCCTGGGGACGACGCGGCTGATCGACAACGTCGAGATCTGA
- a CDS encoding 2-amino-4-hydroxy-6-hydroxymethyldihydropteridine pyrophosphokinase has protein sequence MAKALHPHPASRGGAAAAGVGAEASRPRKRNPTPQPTGRKEATIASPASLAAPATADTGSADPDAVAPEPGSARRRAYIGLGANQGDAVENLRTAIEAIRGIEGTAVADVSPFYRSAPIDAEGPDFVNAVAAIDTDLDPYGLLLHLSDIEIMLGRKRSTAPAAPNARKEARRIDLDLLLMESLIVRSDPLVLPHPRMHLRAFVLTPLLDLAPGIQIPGQGPAAGLLAHLEPQEIERLPGSGAEAIATGAPAGKAAT, from the coding sequence GTGGCGAAGGCGCTGCATCCGCATCCGGCAAGCCGCGGCGGCGCGGCGGCCGCCGGCGTCGGAGCGGAGGCGAGTCGGCCGCGCAAGCGCAACCCGACGCCGCAACCGACGGGGCGTAAGGAGGCCACCATCGCGAGCCCCGCCTCCCTCGCCGCCCCGGCAACCGCGGACACCGGGTCCGCCGATCCCGACGCCGTGGCGCCGGAGCCCGGTTCCGCCCGGCGCCGCGCGTACATCGGCCTGGGCGCCAACCAGGGCGACGCCGTCGAGAACCTTCGCACTGCCATCGAGGCAATCCGGGGGATCGAAGGCACTGCGGTCGCCGACGTTTCCCCCTTTTACCGCAGCGCTCCCATCGATGCCGAAGGACCCGACTTCGTCAACGCGGTGGCGGCGATCGACACCGATCTCGATCCGTATGGGCTGCTGCTCCACCTCAGCGACATCGAGATCATGCTCGGGAGAAAACGCAGCACGGCACCGGCCGCCCCGAATGCCCGCAAGGAGGCGCGACGGATCGACCTCGACCTGCTGCTGATGGAAAGCCTGATCGTCCGCTCGGACCCCCTGGTGCTTCCGCACCCGCGCATGCACCTGCGCGCATTCGTGCTGACGCCGCTGCTGGACCTCGCGCCCGGAATCCAGATTCCGGGGCAAGGCCCGGCGGCGGGGCTGCTTGCGCACCTGGAGCCCCAGGAGATCGAGCGCCTGCCCGGATCGGGAGCCGAAGCGATCGCCACCGGCGCACCCGCCGGCAAGGCCGCAACGTGA
- a CDS encoding tRNA delta(2)-isopentenylpyrophosphate transferase, translating into MIAAPAVLLLGPTASGKSRFALELARAHDAEIVSIDSAQVYRGLDIGSAKPDAAERARVPHHLLDIRDPSEPYSAADFLRDAERVVSEIRARGRLPLIVGGTMMYARALREGLADLPSSDPAVRHELEADGARLGWPALHARLQTVDPETAARLAPNDRQRIGRALEVFAIAGRPLSALLRESQRRPIPVRTVALMPEDRERLHRNIEARFDAMLAQGFLDEVRALRARGDLHADLPALRSVGYRQAWEHLEQGTSPAQFRAAAIAATRQLAKRQMTWLRSMHDARRIDPFAEQALPQLEREIADLF; encoded by the coding sequence ATGATCGCAGCGCCTGCCGTTCTCCTGCTGGGCCCGACCGCGAGCGGCAAAAGCCGGTTCGCGCTCGAACTGGCCCGTGCGCACGATGCCGAAATCGTGTCGATCGACTCCGCGCAGGTCTACCGCGGACTGGACATCGGTTCGGCCAAACCCGATGCCGCCGAGCGCGCCCGGGTTCCCCACCATCTCCTCGACATCCGCGATCCGTCGGAGCCCTACTCGGCGGCCGACTTTCTGCGCGACGCCGAACGCGTCGTCAGCGAGATCCGCGCGCGCGGACGCCTGCCGCTGATTGTGGGCGGCACGATGATGTACGCGCGGGCACTGCGCGAAGGACTGGCGGATCTGCCCTCGAGCGACCCGGCGGTCCGCCACGAACTGGAGGCCGACGGCGCCCGCCTGGGCTGGCCGGCGCTGCACGCCCGCCTGCAAACCGTGGATCCGGAAACCGCCGCCCGGCTCGCACCCAACGACCGCCAGCGCATCGGCCGGGCACTCGAAGTGTTCGCGATCGCCGGCCGCCCTCTTTCCGCGCTGCTGCGCGAATCGCAACGCCGCCCGATCCCGGTGCGCACCGTGGCGCTCATGCCCGAGGACCGCGAGCGCCTGCACCGGAACATCGAAGCACGCTTCGATGCGATGCTGGCCCAGGGGTTTCTGGACGAAGTCCGGGCGCTGCGGGCGCGCGGCGATCTGCACGCCGATCTCCCGGCGCTGCGCAGCGTCGGCTACCGGCAGGCCTGGGAACATCTGGAACAGGGAACGTCGCCCGCGCAATTCCGCGCGGCGGCCATCGCGGCAACCCGCCAGCTCGCCAAACGCCAGATGACCTGGCTGCGATCGATGCACGATGCGCGAAGAATCGACCCGTTCGCGGAGCAGGCGCTGCCGCAACTGGAGCGGGAAATCGCGGACCTCTTTTGA
- a CDS encoding DnaA regulatory inactivator Hda, with protein MESAPQRRPHQYALDLLRPPAPTLDNFVPGENGAALAALRDSQAGRGPQFVHLWGPQGSGRSHLLAALRGTPGVLVDDDVHGYDDAAQAALFIRQNEVREHPGRILVTAADAPPAQLRHLREDVRTRLAWGLVFGLRPLTDSDRETALRAHARSLGVRLDDELVPYMLTRLPRDMRTLISVLDALDAYALARKRALTIPLLRDWLAAKPDLAS; from the coding sequence ATGGAATCCGCCCCGCAGCGCAGGCCGCACCAATACGCACTGGACCTGCTCCGTCCGCCCGCCCCCACGCTCGACAACTTCGTGCCGGGGGAAAACGGCGCCGCGCTCGCCGCGCTGCGCGACTCCCAGGCGGGGCGCGGCCCGCAGTTCGTCCACCTGTGGGGCCCGCAAGGCAGCGGCCGTAGCCACCTCCTTGCCGCCCTGCGCGGCACTCCGGGCGTCCTCGTGGACGACGACGTGCACGGCTACGACGACGCGGCGCAGGCCGCCCTCTTCATCCGCCAGAACGAAGTCCGCGAACACCCGGGCCGCATCCTCGTGACCGCGGCCGACGCGCCGCCAGCCCAGCTGCGTCACCTGCGCGAGGACGTCCGCACGCGCCTCGCCTGGGGCCTGGTGTTCGGGTTGCGCCCGCTCACCGATTCGGACCGGGAGACGGCGCTGCGCGCCCATGCCCGGTCCCTGGGCGTGCGCCTCGACGACGAACTGGTGCCGTACATGCTCACCCGCCTTCCCCGGGACATGCGCACACTCATTTCCGTGCTCGATGCGCTCGATGCCTACGCCCTGGCACGCAAACGCGCGCTCACGATTCCCCTGCTGCGCGACTGGCTTGCCGCAAAACCGGACCTTGCGTCGTAG
- a CDS encoding poly(A) polymerase, with translation MIKRLVQSVQTLLARKPRIRRTPRCIPASEHGIDRALVSRSAIRTCETLQAAGFRAYLVGGAVRDLLLGVAPKDFDVATDATPEQVKSHFRRAIIIGRRFRLVHVLFGSETIETSTFRALGDANRDTDEHGRVLADNVFGEQHEDAARRDFTVNALYYDPTRQEVLDYHDGVRDVRRRRLRIIGNPEMRYREDPVRMLRAVRFAAKLGFEIDAETREPIGRLADLIGNVPAARLFDEMLKLLTSGHSVACIERLRAEGLHHGLLPLLDVILEQPQGERFVMLALSRTDERVRAGKHIAPGFLFATLLWHEVLAQWNARTATGAHRIPALHEAIDHVLDVQTEKLAIHRRFTSDMREIWVMQPRFERRTGQMPFRMLEHVRLRAGYDFLQLRCDSGEAPAELGQWWSAFLHGNPDDRAQMTQPPARGEGAASASGKPRRRGGRRRRSGGESAAQAQPDAATDGA, from the coding sequence ATGATCAAGCGCCTGGTTCAAAGCGTCCAGACGCTGCTCGCGCGCAAGCCGCGCATCCGCCGCACCCCGCGATGCATTCCCGCGTCCGAGCACGGCATCGACCGCGCGCTGGTGTCCCGCTCGGCGATCCGCACCTGCGAAACGCTGCAGGCGGCCGGATTCCGCGCCTACCTCGTCGGCGGCGCAGTGCGCGACCTGCTGCTCGGCGTGGCGCCCAAGGATTTCGACGTCGCCACCGACGCCACGCCGGAGCAGGTCAAGTCCCATTTCCGGCGGGCGATCATCATCGGGCGGCGCTTCCGGCTCGTGCACGTGCTCTTCGGCAGCGAAACCATCGAGACCTCGACGTTCCGCGCGCTCGGCGACGCCAACCGCGACACCGACGAGCATGGCCGGGTGCTGGCCGACAACGTCTTTGGCGAACAGCACGAGGACGCGGCGCGACGCGACTTCACCGTCAACGCGCTCTACTACGACCCGACGCGCCAGGAGGTGCTCGACTACCACGACGGCGTTCGCGACGTCCGGCGGCGGCGCCTGCGCATCATCGGCAACCCGGAAATGCGCTACCGGGAAGACCCGGTGCGGATGCTGCGCGCGGTTCGCTTCGCGGCCAAGCTGGGCTTCGAGATCGACGCCGAGACGCGCGAGCCCATCGGACGCCTGGCCGACCTGATCGGCAACGTCCCGGCCGCACGCCTGTTCGACGAGATGCTCAAGCTCCTTACCAGTGGTCACTCCGTCGCCTGCATCGAACGACTGCGCGCGGAGGGCCTGCACCACGGCCTGCTCCCCCTGCTCGACGTGATCCTCGAGCAGCCGCAGGGAGAGCGGTTCGTCATGCTCGCGCTCTCGCGCACCGACGAGCGCGTACGCGCCGGGAAGCACATCGCCCCGGGATTCCTGTTCGCGACCCTGTTGTGGCACGAAGTGCTGGCGCAATGGAACGCGCGCACCGCAACCGGCGCGCACCGCATCCCGGCGCTTCACGAAGCGATCGACCACGTTCTGGACGTGCAGACGGAGAAATTGGCGATCCATCGCCGCTTCACGTCCGACATGCGCGAAATCTGGGTGATGCAGCCCCGCTTCGAACGCCGCACCGGACAGATGCCGTTCCGGATGCTCGAACATGTGCGGCTGCGCGCCGGCTACGACTTCCTGCAACTGCGCTGCGACAGCGGCGAAGCCCCGGCCGAACTCGGGCAGTGGTGGTCCGCTTTTCTGCATGGCAACCCCGATGACCGGGCGCAGATGACGCAGCCGCCCGCGCGTGGCGAAGGCGCTGCATCCGCATCCGGCAAGCCGCGGCGGCGCGGCGGCCGCCGGCGTCGGAGCGGAGGCGAGTCGGCCGCGCAAGCGCAACCCGACGCCGCAACCGACGGGGCGTAA
- a CDS encoding phosphoribosylaminoimidazole synthetase — MTYAGAGVSIDAGDELVRRIKPHAARTMIPGVLAGIGGFGALFQMPAGMREPVLVSGTDGVGTKLKLAFTLDGHDGVGQDLVAMSVNDILVQGARPLFFLDYFACGRLDVAVAERVVAGIARGCELAGCALIGGETAEMPGMYPDGEYDLAGFAVGAVEKSAIIDGSTIGDGDAVLGLASSGPHSNGYSLIRRIVESAGADYQGDFQGGTLAQALLAPTRIYCKPVLAVLDRLPIKGMAHITGGGLLENIPRVLPEGTQAVVRREAWTRPAIFDWLQEHGRVEEQEMHRVFNCGIGLAIIVARQDAQRAVAEFTALGETCWEIGAIRACAADAPACVVV; from the coding sequence ATGACCTACGCCGGTGCCGGCGTTTCCATCGATGCCGGCGATGAACTGGTCCGGCGGATCAAGCCGCACGCCGCGCGCACGATGATTCCCGGCGTGCTGGCCGGGATCGGCGGATTCGGCGCGCTGTTCCAGATGCCCGCCGGCATGCGCGAGCCGGTGCTGGTGAGCGGAACCGACGGCGTGGGCACCAAGCTCAAGCTGGCGTTCACGCTCGACGGTCATGATGGGGTGGGGCAGGACCTCGTCGCGATGAGCGTCAACGACATCCTGGTCCAGGGCGCGCGCCCGCTGTTCTTCCTCGATTACTTCGCCTGCGGCCGGCTCGACGTCGCGGTGGCGGAGCGCGTGGTGGCGGGGATCGCCCGTGGTTGCGAACTGGCGGGCTGCGCGCTGATCGGAGGCGAGACGGCCGAGATGCCGGGGATGTATCCGGACGGGGAATACGACCTGGCGGGGTTCGCCGTCGGAGCGGTGGAGAAATCCGCCATCATCGACGGTTCGACCATCGGCGACGGCGATGCCGTGCTCGGTCTGGCATCGAGCGGTCCGCATTCCAACGGCTATTCCCTCATCCGCCGCATCGTCGAGTCCGCCGGGGCCGATTATCAGGGCGATTTCCAGGGCGGCACCCTGGCCCAGGCGCTGCTGGCGCCGACCCGGATCTACTGCAAGCCGGTGCTGGCGGTGCTGGATCGGCTGCCGATCAAAGGCATGGCGCACATCACCGGCGGCGGCCTGCTCGAAAACATTCCGCGGGTGCTGCCGGAGGGCACGCAGGCGGTGGTCCGCCGCGAGGCCTGGACCCGACCCGCGATCTTCGATTGGTTGCAGGAACACGGACGGGTGGAAGAGCAGGAAATGCACCGCGTGTTCAACTGCGGCATCGGGTTGGCGATCATCGTCGCCCGGCAGGATGCGCAGCGCGCGGTCGCCGAGTTCACCGCGTTGGGCGAAACCTGCTGGGAAATCGGTGCGATCCGCGCCTGCGCCGCCGATGCGCCGGCGTGCGTGGTGGTGTAA